One region of Eleutherodactylus coqui strain aEleCoq1 chromosome 5, aEleCoq1.hap1, whole genome shotgun sequence genomic DNA includes:
- the C5H19orf25 gene encoding UPF0449 protein C19orf25 homolog has translation MTSRAKKRIVLPSRPEPPSVDDILEDVGGAAPSDPVFVCDLSDDSLIPSEEPSSDRDKTYLQSCSYVQMNNRLKEAQMELKEKYQELASSGMKLGKVIEELREAAM, from the exons ATGACATCAAGAGCGAAGAAGCGTATTGTCCTTCCTTCTCGCCCTGAGCCCCCCAGCGTAGATGACATTCTAGAAGACGTTGGTGGTGCGGCACCATCTGACCCCGTGTTTGTCTGCGACCTCAGTGACG ATTCCCTAATTCCTTCTGAGGAGCCCTCCAGTGACCGCGACAAGACGTACCTGCAGagctgctcttatgtacaaatgAACAACAGGTTGAAAGAAGCCCAGATGGAACTGAAGGAAAAGTACCAGGAATTGGCGTCTTCTGGCATGAAGCTGGGAAAAGTTATAGAAGAATTGAGAGAGGCGGCCATGTGA